A region of Chloroflexaceae bacterium DNA encodes the following proteins:
- a CDS encoding IPT/TIG domain-containing protein produces the protein MNRYVILALVLCLALAGGAASLGQPPASALAGPVVLQVTPSQVYNTTASEVTIKGSGFVATPVVTLTLGDQAPIVLSQVRFVDYATLVVTIPAETPEGAYVVTVYNPDGSSHHTGPAGLTVVRPGDQRMRAWMPTTPLPGGRFAFAAVATAGNVYVIGGLLGGGSDQTVVQARIMPDGRLGPWQDASQLNRSRGGIVGVVSGEYIYVIGGAIGAGLPTERTIERARVAPDGALGPWEVIGELPEVRYGAAGAVVGEYLFIMDGRTVVGDVSMDTIRARIAPDGTPGPWVEVAPTRGRSVAAASSGQAIFVLNDDGSIERSRMNADGSLEPWTTVAPTRVNHRGGALAVFQGSLVVLGGSGGAPPNVYSLTNVERADIRSDGSLGPWTSAPSLLTSRSAFSVATSNQWLYAIGSTPSYPSIPGEQPVEFSGSALPPRLYMPLIGRE, from the coding sequence ATGAACCGCTACGTGATCCTTGCGCTCGTGTTGTGTCTGGCGCTCGCCGGAGGCGCGGCCAGCCTGGGCCAGCCGCCGGCCTCGGCGCTCGCCGGTCCGGTGGTGCTGCAAGTGACCCCGTCGCAGGTGTACAACACCACCGCCAGTGAAGTGACCATCAAGGGCTCTGGCTTTGTCGCCACCCCGGTCGTTACGTTGACCCTGGGCGATCAGGCCCCGATCGTGCTCAGCCAGGTCAGGTTTGTTGACTATGCCACGCTCGTCGTGACGATACCAGCCGAGACCCCCGAAGGCGCGTATGTTGTCACCGTGTATAACCCTGATGGCTCAAGCCACCACACCGGCCCTGCCGGCTTGACTGTCGTGCGTCCTGGTGATCAGCGCATGCGCGCCTGGATGCCAACCACGCCCCTGCCGGGCGGCCGTTTCGCTTTCGCCGCCGTTGCCACAGCAGGAAACGTGTATGTAATTGGCGGACTCCTCGGAGGCGGTTCGGATCAAACCGTTGTGCAGGCGAGGATCATGCCCGATGGCCGGCTTGGACCCTGGCAGGACGCCAGCCAGTTGAACCGCTCTCGCGGCGGAATTGTCGGCGTCGTTAGTGGAGAATATATTTATGTAATTGGAGGCGCCATTGGCGCCGGGTTGCCCACCGAACGCACTATCGAGCGCGCCAGGGTGGCGCCGGATGGCGCGCTTGGCCCGTGGGAGGTGATCGGCGAATTGCCCGAGGTGCGCTACGGGGCTGCCGGGGCCGTGGTTGGCGAGTATCTGTTTATCATGGATGGCAGAACCGTAGTGGGTGATGTCTCCATGGATACGATACGCGCCCGCATCGCCCCCGACGGAACGCCGGGTCCCTGGGTGGAAGTGGCGCCAACCCGGGGGCGCAGTGTGGCCGCGGCCAGCAGTGGTCAGGCCATCTTCGTTCTCAACGATGATGGTTCAATCGAACGCAGCCGAATGAATGCCGACGGCAGCCTGGAACCGTGGACCACCGTCGCGCCGACCAGGGTCAACCATCGCGGCGGAGCGCTGGCCGTGTTCCAGGGGAGTCTGGTTGTGCTTGGCGGCTCTGGCGGCGCCCCTCCCAACGTGTATAGCCTGACTAATGTTGAGCGCGCCGACATCAGGAGCGATGGCTCGCTCGGCCCCTGGACGTCTGCGCCATCGCTATTGACGAGCCGGTCGGCCTTCAGCGTAGCAACATCGAACCAGTGGCTCTATGCCATCGGGAGTACGCCGAGCTATCCCTCTATCCCCGGCGAGCAGCCAGTGGAGTTCAGCGGTTCGGCGCTGCCGCCTCGACTCTACATGCCGCTGATCGGGCGCGAATAG
- a CDS encoding (2Fe-2S)-binding protein, protein MPTVILNDVPMEAKVGERLLNVGRRNAAHIGFLCDNIGTCQACRCQVLAGSEHLSPPSEIERAWLSEARLANGQRLACQAIIRGEGEIRVQSHIEIARQLTLNVLMPPPGTTVTENAQALLTAVLSDVSDQIALFPNNVLSVAAKVGPLRFAFPIRDGQRFIGDTLRVVRRMVLGVERLERPPRVQRVQWETATPEEDATSQG, encoded by the coding sequence GTGCCTACGGTCATCTTGAACGACGTGCCAATGGAAGCGAAGGTGGGCGAGCGGCTGCTGAACGTTGGCCGGCGCAACGCCGCCCATATCGGGTTTCTGTGCGACAATATCGGCACATGTCAGGCCTGTCGCTGCCAGGTGCTCGCCGGGAGCGAGCACCTCAGCCCGCCCAGCGAGATCGAGCGCGCCTGGCTCTCCGAGGCGCGCCTGGCCAATGGGCAGCGCCTGGCGTGCCAGGCTATCATTCGCGGCGAAGGCGAGATCCGCGTGCAGAGCCACATCGAGATAGCGCGCCAGTTGACGCTCAACGTGCTCATGCCGCCGCCCGGAACCACTGTCACCGAGAACGCCCAGGCGCTGCTTACGGCGGTCCTGAGCGATGTGAGCGACCAGATTGCGCTCTTCCCGAACAACGTGCTCAGCGTGGCGGCAAAGGTTGGCCCGCTGCGCTTCGCCTTCCCCATTCGCGACGGGCAACGCTTCATCGGCGACACGCTGCGGGTGGTGCGGCGCATGGTGCTGGGCGTCGAGCGCCTGGAGCGCCCGCCGCGCGTGCAGCGTGTTCAGTGGGAGACGGCCACGCCCGAAGAAGACGCGACCTCCCAGGGGTAG
- a CDS encoding tagatose 1,6-diphosphate aldolase, which translates to MTITRGKFEGIQACADERGIIAAAAMDQRGSLKNAIARVRDRQGDDGLLTEFKIAVTRILSRYASAILMDPEYGLPALAQRAPATGVLLAYEKSGYDTNARGRLPALLDLWNVRRLKEAGANAIKLLLYYNPFDDPRINEAKHVFVERVGAECAANDMALFLEPIAYDDRLDIRSLEFARVKPRYVSAAMEEFSKPQYQVDVLMVEVPVLAQYVEGMRAFRGEKAYDREEARELFRQAASAARKPFIYLSAGMSIDVLTETIELAGESDVPFAGLLCGRAIWQESLPVYGRQGLAALEAWLEDRGVRNLQTLNQAVSQGASPWWAVYGGPEQIEVV; encoded by the coding sequence ATGACCATCACGCGAGGCAAGTTCGAGGGGATTCAGGCCTGCGCGGACGAGCGTGGCATCATTGCCGCTGCGGCGATGGATCAACGCGGCTCGCTGAAAAACGCGATTGCCAGGGTCCGGGACCGGCAGGGTGACGATGGGCTGTTGACGGAGTTCAAGATCGCGGTCACGCGCATTCTGTCGCGTTACGCAAGTGCGATCCTGATGGACCCGGAGTACGGCCTTCCCGCTCTTGCCCAGCGCGCGCCCGCGACGGGCGTGCTGCTCGCCTACGAGAAGAGCGGCTATGATACGAACGCGCGCGGTCGGCTGCCCGCGCTGCTCGACCTGTGGAACGTTCGGCGCTTGAAGGAGGCCGGGGCGAACGCGATCAAGCTCTTGCTGTACTACAATCCCTTCGATGATCCGCGAATCAACGAGGCCAAGCACGTTTTCGTCGAGCGGGTGGGGGCGGAGTGCGCTGCGAACGATATGGCCCTGTTTCTCGAACCGATCGCCTACGATGACCGTCTGGACATCCGCTCGCTGGAGTTCGCCCGCGTCAAGCCGCGCTACGTCAGCGCTGCGATGGAGGAGTTCTCGAAGCCCCAATACCAGGTAGACGTGCTGATGGTTGAAGTGCCGGTGCTGGCACAGTATGTGGAGGGCATGCGCGCCTTTCGCGGCGAAAAAGCCTATGATCGCGAGGAGGCCAGGGAGCTGTTCCGCCAGGCCGCCAGCGCGGCCCGCAAGCCCTTTATCTACCTCAGCGCCGGCATGAGCATTGACGTATTGACCGAAACGATCGAACTGGCCGGCGAGTCCGATGTGCCGTTCGCCGGGCTGCTCTGCGGCCGCGCCATCTGGCAGGAGAGCCTGCCCGTCTACGGACGCCAGGGTCTGGCGGCCCTCGAAGCCTGGCTGGAGGACCGCGGCGTGCGGAATCTCCAGACCCTTAACCAGGCCGTAAGCCAGGGCGCCAGTCCCTGGTGGGCCGTATATGGCGGCCCGGAGCAGATTGAGGTGGTGTAG
- a CDS encoding long-chain fatty acid--CoA ligase has translation MEKPWLSAYEKGVPPTLTYPNLTLNELLLNAARTYPDKTATNFVLKYMLGGRYTVGGRLTYKQLNELVDRLATALYQLGVRKGERVAIMLPNSPQYIIAFFAAMRIGAIVVNVNPTYTSRELQFQLSDAGAETIILLNLFWPRLREVRSETPLKRVIVAYIYDTLGFPSNFLVRSAQKRTPEWVDVLPEQDTFFFQHLLEKYGPTPPKVTVSPDDTALFQYTGGTTGLPKAAMLTHRNLIANVHQVNAWLPSGRPGGEKMMAAIPFFHVYGMTVAMLYSIHLGSEIIIVPNPRPIDNVMNVMQKERATLYPGVPAMYIGIVNHKDVAKYDLRSIKACISGSAPLPMEIQERFGQITGGRLVEGFGMTEASPVTHCNPVFGKRKAGSIGVPLPDTDAKIIDLETGEPLPFDGETQGELCVRGPQVMKGYWNRPDETAATIDAEGWLHTGDICKVDPEGYFYVVDRKKDMINVSGLKVLPRDVEEVLFMHPKVLEAVVAGIPNPTRGDDTVKAYIVPKPGENPTVEEIKEFCKLHLAPYKVPREVEFRTELPKTMVGKVLRRQLVEEEKAKQAAGTTATATA, from the coding sequence ATGGAGAAGCCCTGGCTATCGGCTTATGAGAAGGGCGTTCCGCCGACGCTTACCTATCCCAACCTGACTCTGAACGAACTGCTGCTCAACGCAGCGCGGACCTACCCTGACAAAACCGCCACCAACTTTGTGCTCAAGTATATGCTCGGCGGCCGCTACACCGTTGGCGGGCGGTTGACCTACAAGCAACTCAACGAACTGGTTGATCGCCTGGCCACGGCCCTCTACCAGCTCGGAGTGCGCAAAGGCGAACGGGTGGCGATAATGCTGCCGAACTCGCCCCAGTACATCATCGCCTTCTTCGCCGCCATGCGCATCGGCGCAATTGTGGTCAATGTCAACCCCACCTATACCAGCCGTGAGTTGCAGTTCCAGCTCAGTGATGCCGGCGCCGAAACGATCATTCTCCTCAATCTCTTCTGGCCGCGGTTGCGCGAGGTCCGCAGCGAGACGCCGCTGAAACGCGTTATCGTGGCTTATATTTACGACACTCTGGGCTTCCCCTCGAACTTCCTGGTGCGCAGCGCGCAGAAGCGCACCCCTGAGTGGGTGGACGTGCTGCCCGAGCAGGACACCTTCTTCTTCCAGCATCTTCTGGAGAAGTATGGCCCCACTCCGCCCAAGGTAACGGTGTCCCCTGACGATACCGCCCTCTTCCAGTACACCGGCGGCACCACCGGCTTGCCCAAGGCGGCCATGCTCACCCATCGCAACCTGATCGCCAATGTGCACCAGGTCAATGCCTGGCTGCCCAGCGGCCGCCCCGGCGGCGAAAAGATGATGGCGGCCATTCCCTTTTTCCATGTCTATGGCATGACCGTGGCGATGCTCTACTCGATCCATCTGGGATCCGAGATTATCATTGTGCCCAACCCCCGTCCGATTGACAATGTGATGAACGTCATGCAGAAGGAACGGGCGACGCTTTATCCGGGCGTGCCGGCGATGTACATTGGCATTGTCAATCATAAGGATGTCGCGAAGTACGATCTGCGCAGCATCAAGGCCTGTATCTCCGGCTCCGCGCCGCTGCCGATGGAGATCCAGGAGCGCTTCGGCCAGATTACCGGCGGACGGCTGGTGGAGGGCTTCGGCATGACCGAGGCCAGCCCCGTTACCCACTGCAACCCCGTCTTCGGCAAGCGCAAGGCCGGCAGCATCGGCGTGCCCCTGCCCGATACCGACGCCAAGATCATCGATCTGGAGACCGGCGAACCCTTGCCCTTCGATGGCGAAACCCAGGGCGAGCTGTGCGTGCGCGGCCCGCAGGTGATGAAGGGCTACTGGAACCGCCCCGACGAGACCGCGGCCACGATTGACGCCGAGGGCTGGCTGCATACCGGCGATATCTGCAAGGTCGATCCCGAGGGCTACTTCTACGTTGTGGACCGGAAGAAGGACATGATTAACGTCTCGGGCTTGAAGGTGTTGCCCCGCGACGTGGAAGAGGTGCTCTTCATGCACCCCAAGGTGCTTGAAGCCGTGGTGGCGGGCATTCCCAACCCCACCCGCGGCGATGATACGGTCAAGGCCTATATCGTGCCCAAGCCCGGTGAGAACCCCACGGTCGAGGAGATTAAAGAGTTCTGCAAGCTCCACCTGGCCCCCTACAAGGTGCCGCGTGAGGTGGAGTTCCGTACCGAGCTGCCCAAGACTATGGTCGGCAAGGTGCTGCGGCGCCAGTTGGTTGAAGAAGAGAAGGCCAAACAGGCCGCCGGAACCACCGCGACCGCTACGGCCTGA
- a CDS encoding phage holin family protein, protein MNPQQIPAPARPAWQRLILRWLISSLAIFVAVWIVPGIHFSGPGWHIGVVALIFGLLNALLRPLLYLLTCPLVILTLGLFGLVINAILLGLTSALADQLHIAFRIDSFWDAFWGGLVISFVTTVLSLLSGDTNVRVITIQQESNDR, encoded by the coding sequence ATGAATCCCCAGCAGATCCCGGCGCCAGCGCGCCCGGCATGGCAGCGGCTCATTCTCCGCTGGCTTATCAGTTCCCTGGCCATTTTCGTCGCCGTCTGGATCGTGCCGGGCATCCACTTCAGCGGCCCCGGCTGGCACATCGGGGTGGTCGCCCTGATCTTCGGCCTGCTCAACGCCCTGCTGCGCCCACTGCTCTATCTGCTGACCTGCCCGCTGGTGATCCTCACCCTTGGCCTCTTCGGGCTGGTCATCAACGCGATCCTGCTGGGCCTGACCTCGGCTCTGGCGGATCAACTCCACATCGCTTTTCGCATTGACAGCTTCTGGGATGCATTCTGGGGCGGGCTGGTGATCTCGTTCGTCACCACTGTGCTCAGTCTGCTGTCCGGCGATACGAACGTGCGGGTGATCACGATCCAGCAGGAGAGCAACGACCGATAG
- a CDS encoding class I SAM-dependent methyltransferase, whose amino-acid sequence MSTDLLSTPLFAAVQRSAEADGKAAYFRLHRHRFAAMLRAMGDIGGAEVLEVGVTPGQFTELLVGAGARVRGVDLDPERRQALWQRLGVEVRRANLEREPLPFADACVDWVVFSEVLEHLLYSPLPVLREFWRVLRPGGRLLITTPNELYLKSRLRTILRAALWLSLSTRDEFRQQMLLEGEARYTTHARTYTMGELTWLVQQAGFRVIQRRFEAPWERVGLEATRLRTAPLRVLAKGLFAAATAAVPPTRSMLLVVGQRP is encoded by the coding sequence ATGAGCACCGACCTCCTTTCAACTCCGCTATTCGCCGCCGTGCAACGCAGCGCCGAAGCCGACGGCAAGGCCGCCTACTTCCGTCTGCATCGCCACCGTTTTGCAGCCATGCTGCGGGCGATGGGCGACATCGGCGGCGCGGAGGTGCTGGAAGTGGGCGTCACCCCCGGGCAGTTCACCGAGTTGCTCGTCGGCGCGGGCGCTCGCGTTCGCGGCGTTGACCTTGATCCCGAACGGCGACAGGCGCTCTGGCAACGTCTCGGCGTCGAGGTGCGCCGCGCCAACCTGGAACGCGAGCCGCTGCCCTTCGCCGACGCCTGCGTTGACTGGGTGGTCTTCTCCGAAGTGCTCGAGCACCTGCTCTACTCGCCGCTGCCCGTACTGCGCGAGTTCTGGCGGGTGCTGCGTCCCGGCGGGCGCTTGCTTATCACTACGCCGAACGAACTGTACCTCAAGAGCCGCCTGCGCACCATTCTGCGCGCCGCCCTCTGGCTCAGCCTGAGCACCCGCGACGAGTTCCGCCAGCAGATGCTGCTGGAGGGCGAGGCGCGCTACACCACCCACGCCCGCACCTACACCATGGGCGAGTTGACCTGGCTGGTGCAGCAGGCGGGCTTCCGCGTCATCCAGCGCCGCTTCGAGGCCCCCTGGGAGCGGGTGGGCCTCGAAGCGACCCGCCTGCGCACCGCCCCCCTCCGCGTGCTGGCCAAGGGCCTCTTCGCCGCCGCCACCGCTGCCGTCCCGCCGACGCGTTCGATGTTGCTGGTGGTGGGGCAGAGACCGTAG